The Nostoc commune NIES-4072 genome includes a window with the following:
- a CDS encoding RHS repeat-associated core domain-containing protein: MGAIAGGTVTAPVEIKGTVSDDNLDYYRLLVAPIGSSDFKEIFRGTSTVNNDVLGKFDPSLLENDSYTLRLEAHDKGGNVSFVEDTVNVSGELKLGNFRLSFTDLSIPVTGIPITLTRTYDSLTSGTTDDFGYGWRMEFRDTDLRTSVGKPSGEVAELGGQNPFKDGTKVYITLPGGKREGFTFKPTIDPLSQFLRGAGSVDSDPNIYHPSFVADAGVTDTLTVQNTRIIHGAGTNQYYGLGGSAYNPADTYYGGVYTLTTKEGIIYQIDAATGDLLTVTDTNGNTLTYTDADITSSTGQKITFGRDAQGRIATVTDPAGKQIHYQYNTQGDLVSVTDREGNTTRMEYDQERKHYLDKIIDPLGRTGVKNEYGDDGRLKYLEDVNGQKVEMSYDPNSSRQTVLDQLGHATVYEYDARGNILTEIDAEGKITKRKYDDNNYVLEETVISDRSVPNGFTTKYTYDSLGNKLTEEDPLHNVTIYTYGANSRLLTETDALGRTTTNVYSRSGNLRSTTDALGHTTGYDYDLRGQLRSVKDANGNITTFDYDDKGNVTSVTDALSNVTNYTYNANGDKLTETRQMTVANAQVRELLTTWTYDDNGRMKTMTDAENHTTTYEYDKLGHQTAVIDALQHKTEYKYDDKGQLVATIYADNTPDNPDDNLREINRYDEAGRTIATIDKAGRETRFVYDDVGRLIETLNPDSTPNNWDDNTKTRTEYYSDGLVKAQIDERGNRTEFRYDADGRQNQVIYADDTPATLTDNPKTTYTYDKAGQRISETDALNHTTSYKYDDLGRLVKTEFNDKTYTTSEYDNLSRRIAMTDQNSKRTEYSYDVFGRLTGVKNTLQDWTEYEYNEVGNLISQTDANQHTTSYEYDGVGRRTAAILPMAQRADMTYDAVGNLKAYTDFNRNTTSYSYDPMNWMTSKQFQDGSKVTYTHTNTGLQNVIAFVDANGVTTASYDYDYDERDRLIQRTDNIGGVSRNISYTYDVASNRTSVTTASGTVNYTFDVRNRLDKVIEDGVVTADYDYDVVNNLVRTTLANGTQEIRSYDDLNRLKYLENRQGDTILSSYTYTLDKVGNHTKVVEHNERTVDYTYDVLYRLTQEKITDAVNGNRIYDYTYDKVGNRNTKSETVNSARTVTDYAYDANDRLLNEKVNQQVVANYIYDNNGNTLTKTENAITTEYTWNYENRLIAARVKDANGAIQQAMQYRYNDNGIRVAATVDRVETRYLIDEMQAYAQVLEEYSPNGAVQVEYVYGNDLIAQEKDSDRTFYHVDGLGSTRILTDATGSVVSTYNYEAYGQLISSTGGVENKYLFAGEQLDQNLGDYYLRQRYYDTEIGRFIRRDTYEGDIYHSISLHKYLYANDDPVIFIDPSGLIATQAELDITFLIISLLAGILATTLTGDVAPREDLQERTFYRGTSYYDAIETVATQRIDLQRIIESQIRYRYTPDRQGVYFSSQLLTASYYADYVSRGNKRGGPGIFAAIVPERQFDIFAARYGIAVEVPVPQPPTPGQTETIIPYHAVPEFEKISRFIPVS, encoded by the coding sequence TTGGGTGCGATCGCTGGTGGTACAGTTACCGCGCCTGTTGAGATTAAAGGCACGGTCAGCGATGATAATCTCGATTACTATCGTCTCTTGGTTGCACCCATTGGCAGTAGCGATTTCAAAGAGATTTTCCGAGGCACAAGCACTGTTAATAATGATGTACTAGGCAAGTTTGACCCATCATTACTGGAAAATGACAGCTACACATTGCGCCTGGAAGCTCATGATAAAGGCGGGAATGTCAGCTTTGTTGAAGATACAGTTAATGTTTCTGGCGAATTGAAGCTCGGTAACTTTAGGCTGTCGTTTACAGATTTGTCGATTCCTGTTACTGGAATTCCTATTACGCTGACACGCACGTATGATTCCTTGACATCTGGTACTACTGATGATTTTGGCTACGGCTGGCGCATGGAATTCAGGGATACGGATTTGCGGACTTCTGTCGGCAAACCCAGTGGAGAAGTTGCGGAACTAGGAGGACAGAACCCCTTCAAAGATGGTACTAAAGTATACATTACTTTGCCTGGAGGCAAGCGGGAAGGGTTTACCTTTAAACCGACAATTGACCCACTTTCTCAGTTTTTAAGGGGTGCTGGTAGTGTTGATTCTGACCCAAATATATACCACCCCTCCTTTGTGGCTGATGCTGGCGTAACCGATACCCTCACGGTGCAAAACACCCGCATCATTCATGGCGCTGGTACTAATCAGTACTACGGTTTGGGTGGCAGTGCTTATAACCCTGCCGACACTTACTATGGTGGTGTTTATACGCTGACTACGAAAGAGGGCATTATTTACCAGATTGATGCCGCAACGGGCGATTTGTTGACTGTCACGGATACGAATGGTAACACGTTAACCTATACCGATGCGGATATCACTAGCTCGACTGGGCAGAAGATTACGTTTGGGCGGGATGCACAAGGACGGATTGCGACGGTGACTGACCCGGCTGGTAAGCAAATTCATTACCAGTATAATACTCAGGGTGATTTAGTTAGTGTAACAGACCGCGAAGGTAATACTACAAGGATGGAGTATGACCAAGAGCGTAAGCATTACCTCGACAAAATCATCGATCCCTTGGGCAGGACTGGTGTCAAGAACGAGTACGGTGATGATGGGCGGTTGAAGTATCTGGAAGATGTTAACGGTCAGAAGGTGGAAATGTCCTATGACCCAAATAGCTCTAGGCAGACTGTACTAGACCAGCTCGGTCATGCCACAGTTTACGAATATGATGCTAGGGGTAACATCTTAACTGAGATTGACGCAGAAGGCAAAATCACCAAGCGCAAGTACGATGATAACAACTATGTTCTGGAAGAAACCGTCATTTCAGACCGCTCTGTCCCAAATGGTTTTACCACTAAGTACACCTACGATAGCCTTGGCAATAAGCTAACGGAAGAAGATCCACTACATAATGTCACAATTTACACTTATGGTGCTAACAGTCGCTTACTGACTGAGACTGATGCCTTGGGTCGCACGACTACTAATGTGTACAGCAGAAGTGGCAATTTACGCTCAACTACTGATGCTCTTGGTCACACTACTGGTTATGACTACGATCTCAGAGGTCAACTCCGGTCTGTCAAAGATGCTAACGGGAATATCACAACCTTTGATTACGATGACAAGGGTAATGTTACCAGCGTTACAGATGCGTTAAGCAATGTTACAAATTATACTTACAATGCCAACGGGGACAAACTGACTGAAACTCGTCAAATGACTGTCGCCAATGCTCAGGTACGAGAGTTGTTAACAACCTGGACGTATGATGACAACGGTCGAATGAAAACGATGACTGATGCCGAAAATCATACAACGACTTATGAATATGATAAATTAGGTCATCAAACTGCGGTTATTGATGCACTTCAGCACAAAACTGAGTATAAATACGATGATAAAGGTCAGTTGGTTGCAACGATTTACGCAGATAATACACCTGACAACCCAGATGACAACCTACGGGAAATCAACCGTTATGATGAGGCTGGGCGTACAATTGCCACCATTGATAAAGCTGGACGGGAAACACGCTTTGTCTATGATGATGTTGGTAGATTAATTGAAACTCTCAATCCAGATTCAACACCAAATAATTGGGATGACAATACTAAAACTCGTACCGAATATTACAGCGATGGTCTGGTAAAAGCCCAAATTGACGAACGCGGTAATCGCACAGAGTTTCGCTACGATGCTGATGGTCGGCAAAATCAGGTAATTTACGCAGATGATACACCTGCAACTTTAACAGATAACCCGAAAACTACTTACACTTATGATAAGGCAGGGCAGCGTATTTCTGAAACTGATGCGCTCAATCACACCACTAGCTATAAATACGATGATTTAGGGCGGTTAGTTAAGACTGAGTTCAACGACAAAACTTACACCACTAGTGAATACGATAACCTAAGTCGGCGAATTGCAATGACCGACCAAAATAGCAAGCGGACTGAGTATAGCTATGATGTTTTTGGTCGCTTGACTGGGGTTAAAAATACACTTCAGGACTGGACGGAATATGAGTACAACGAGGTTGGCAACCTGATTTCACAAACAGATGCTAATCAGCACACAACCAGTTATGAATATGACGGTGTTGGTCGTCGCACGGCTGCTATTTTACCAATGGCTCAACGTGCTGACATGACCTACGATGCTGTCGGCAACCTGAAGGCATACACGGATTTCAACCGCAATACTACCAGCTACAGTTACGACCCCATGAACTGGATGACTTCTAAGCAGTTCCAGGATGGGTCGAAGGTAACATATACTCATACGAATACAGGGCTGCAAAATGTGATTGCGTTTGTTGACGCAAATGGTGTAACTACTGCAAGTTACGATTATGATTACGATGAACGTGATCGCCTCATTCAGCGCACAGATAACATTGGTGGAGTGAGTCGTAATATTAGTTACACCTATGATGTTGCAAGTAATCGCACTTCAGTTACTACAGCTTCAGGTACAGTCAACTATACCTTTGATGTTCGCAACCGCCTTGATAAAGTTATTGAGGATGGGGTTGTAACCGCAGATTATGACTATGATGTAGTAAATAATCTGGTGCGTACTACTTTAGCTAATGGTACGCAAGAGATTCGCTCCTATGATGACCTTAACCGCCTCAAATATCTGGAAAATCGTCAGGGTGATACCATCCTCTCCAGCTACACTTACACCTTAGATAAGGTAGGCAACCATACTAAAGTTGTAGAACATAATGAACGTACTGTTGATTACACTTACGACGTTTTGTATCGGCTAACCCAAGAGAAAATTACTGATGCAGTTAATGGAAATCGTATCTACGATTACACTTACGATAAAGTGGGCAACCGCAATACTAAGAGTGAAACTGTTAACAGTGCTAGGACGGTTACAGATTATGCCTATGATGCCAATGACCGATTGTTAAATGAAAAGGTCAATCAGCAAGTAGTTGCTAATTATATTTATGACAACAATGGCAACACTTTAACTAAAACCGAAAACGCCATTACAACCGAATACACTTGGAATTATGAAAATCGATTGATTGCGGCAAGGGTGAAGGATGCTAACGGTGCAATCCAACAAGCGATGCAGTATAGGTATAACGATAATGGTATTCGAGTTGCAGCAACGGTTGATAGAGTTGAGACGCGATATTTGATTGACGAAATGCAAGCGTATGCACAGGTTTTAGAGGAATATTCTCCTAATGGTGCTGTGCAGGTGGAGTATGTTTACGGTAATGATTTAATTGCTCAGGAGAAGGATAGCGATCGCACTTTCTACCACGTTGATGGGCTGGGTAGTACACGAATACTGACTGATGCAACTGGTAGTGTTGTTAGTACCTATAATTATGAGGCTTACGGGCAATTAATTAGCTCTACTGGTGGGGTAGAGAATAAATACTTATTTGCAGGTGAACAGCTTGACCAAAACCTTGGCGATTATTATTTGAGACAGCGGTATTACGATACCGAGATAGGACGATTTATAAGAAGAGATACTTATGAAGGTGATATTTATCATTCAATATCACTACATAAATATCTTTACGCTAACGACGATCCAGTTATTTTTATAGACCCAAGTGGACTTATAGCGACTCAGGCTGAATTAGATATTACCTTTCTAATTATAAGTCTTCTTGCTGGAATTCTTGCTACAACACTCACAGGAGATGTCGCCCCAAGAGAAGATTTGCAGGAACGTACTTTCTATCGTGGTACATCATATTATGATGCAATAGAAACAGTAGCAACTCAGCGTATTGACTTGCAGCGTATTATTGAAAGTCAGATTCGTTATAGATATACTCCAGATAGACAAGGAGTATACTTTTCAAGCCAGTTATTAACAGCATCATACTATGCCGATTATGTAAGCAGAGGAAACAAAAGAGGAGGCCCAGGTATTTTTGCGGCAATTGTTCCAGAAAGGCAATTTGATATATTTGCAGCTAGATATGGAATTGCAGTTGAAGTTCCCGTCCCTCAGCCACCAACACCAGGACAAACCGAAACAATAATTCCATATCATGCAGTACCTGAATTTGAAAAAATTTCCCGCTTTATTCCTGTAAGCTAA
- the fusA gene encoding elongation factor G, protein MIPRTRIRNIGISAHIDSGKTTLSERILFYTGRIHAIEEVRGGGKGATMDFMPEEKLHGITITSAATTCQWHDTQINLIDTPGHVDFTIEVERALRVLDGAVMVLCAVAGVQSQSITVDRQMKRYRVPRLAFINKMDRTGADPFRVVQGIRDRLQLNAILLQYPIGSEDQFQGVIDLVEMTADYFEGENGENWLKKTIPESLRDEAQQARERLLDTLSLFSEPMTEMLLAGEEIPKELIWETIRQATLSLKFTPVLLGSAFKNKGVQNLLNAVTLYLPSPIDREVVKTAESVSVYPNPDASLVALAFKLTVESFGQLTYTRIYSGTLKPGDTVYNSRTEQRVQIGRLVRMHANKREELKVAVAGDIVALLGVDCASGDTFCSGEPLVSLEKMFVPEPVITLAITPKKQEDSDRISKALNRFQREDPTFRLSIDPESGSTLISGMGELHLEIYLERIQREYNAEVYVGTPAVAYRETIRQQATFDYRFKKQSGGPGQYAHITGWIEPTDEPFVFENRVIGGAIPKEYIPACEKGFREAMESGQLEGYPVTGVKVVLDGGSYHPIDSSELAFRSASHQAIEGAIAKAKPYILEPIMLVEVETPNEFMGRVQGDLSSRRGLLLGSETMQGYTVIRAEVPLARMFGYSTELRSLTSGMATFSMEFACYRQS, encoded by the coding sequence ATGATTCCCCGAACACGCATCCGAAATATTGGTATCTCTGCCCACATCGACTCTGGTAAAACTACGTTGTCAGAGCGAATTCTCTTCTACACGGGCAGAATCCACGCTATTGAGGAAGTGCGGGGAGGCGGTAAGGGTGCAACGATGGACTTTATGCCAGAAGAAAAACTACATGGTATAACCATCACTTCTGCTGCTACTACCTGCCAGTGGCACGATACCCAAATCAACTTGATTGATACACCTGGACACGTAGATTTCACAATAGAAGTGGAACGTGCCCTGCGGGTATTGGATGGGGCAGTGATGGTGCTGTGTGCTGTGGCGGGTGTGCAGTCCCAGTCCATTACGGTGGATCGGCAAATGAAGCGCTACCGAGTGCCGCGTTTGGCGTTCATCAACAAGATGGATCGGACGGGAGCAGATCCATTTCGTGTAGTACAGGGAATACGCGATCGCTTACAACTAAATGCAATATTGCTCCAGTACCCGATCGGCAGTGAAGACCAATTCCAGGGAGTGATCGACCTGGTAGAAATGACTGCTGACTACTTTGAAGGTGAAAACGGGGAAAACTGGCTGAAAAAGACAATTCCCGAATCACTTAGGGATGAAGCACAACAGGCACGCGAAAGATTGCTAGATACTTTGTCGCTGTTTTCAGAACCGATGACCGAGATGCTACTGGCGGGTGAGGAAATTCCTAAAGAATTAATTTGGGAAACCATCCGACAGGCAACCTTGAGCCTAAAATTCACGCCTGTACTGCTGGGTTCGGCATTCAAAAATAAAGGAGTGCAAAACTTATTGAATGCAGTTACGCTTTATCTACCATCTCCGATAGATAGAGAAGTGGTCAAAACCGCAGAGTCGGTTAGTGTCTACCCTAACCCTGATGCTTCCTTGGTGGCATTGGCATTTAAACTTACTGTTGAATCCTTTGGGCAGTTGACCTATACCCGGATTTACTCTGGGACGCTCAAACCCGGCGATACAGTCTACAACTCGCGGACTGAACAGCGAGTGCAAATCGGTCGCTTGGTGCGGATGCACGCCAATAAGCGAGAAGAATTAAAAGTTGCCGTTGCTGGGGATATTGTGGCTCTGTTGGGTGTGGATTGTGCTTCTGGTGATACATTCTGTTCTGGGGAACCACTGGTATCTCTAGAGAAGATGTTTGTGCCGGAACCAGTGATTACACTAGCGATTACGCCCAAAAAGCAGGAAGACAGCGATCGCATTTCCAAAGCACTCAATCGCTTTCAAAGGGAAGACCCTACCTTCCGTTTGAGCATTGACCCCGAATCAGGATCAACTCTGATTTCTGGGATGGGTGAACTCCACTTGGAAATCTACTTAGAACGCATCCAACGGGAATATAATGCCGAGGTCTACGTTGGTACTCCCGCCGTGGCGTACCGAGAAACCATTAGACAACAAGCAACCTTTGACTACCGATTTAAGAAACAGTCAGGCGGCCCCGGTCAGTACGCCCATATTACTGGGTGGATTGAACCCACAGATGAACCGTTTGTCTTTGAGAATCGGGTGATTGGGGGTGCGATTCCTAAAGAATATATCCCGGCGTGTGAGAAGGGTTTCCGTGAGGCGATGGAATCAGGACAATTGGAAGGCTATCCCGTAACTGGCGTGAAAGTTGTTTTGGATGGTGGTTCTTATCACCCAATTGACTCTTCAGAATTGGCTTTCCGGTCAGCGTCCCATCAGGCTATTGAAGGTGCGATCGCCAAAGCAAAACCCTACATCCTCGAACCCATAATGCTTGTAGAGGTGGAAACACCTAACGAGTTCATGGGAAGGGTTCAAGGTGACTTATCCTCCCGTCGAGGTTTGTTGTTGGGTTCTGAGACAATGCAGGGATATACGGTGATTCGAGCCGAAGTACCGCTAGCGCGAATGTTTGGGTATTCTACAGAATTGCGATCGCTTACTTCTGGTATGGCTACTTTTTCAATGGAGTTTGCCTGCTATCGCCAGTCCTGA
- a CDS encoding IS4 family transposase has protein sequence MTLRVQILKDKFSQSLGLPFKELLPESAIKLAISELKIKYKKRLFDPFVTLWAFLSQVLDTDKTCNNAVSKIIAHLAESEVEVPSTDTSAYCQARARLPEKLLEKVFNYSAQKLEEKVTQEHLWCGRNILVIDGSTVSMPDTVENQKEYPQPSSQKPECGFPIAKIGVIFSLVTGAAVALCIDVLNTHDIKLARKLYSFLKPNDVLVGDRAFCAYADMFTIKKFNCDVVFRKHQSRTTTMRKGKIIGDCDKLVTWCKPKTCPKGLDKDEFNALPPSITVREIYYYIVIPGFRTQQVSLITTLLDKSSYSTLAIVGLYGQRWDVELNLRHIKTTLGMDVLRCKTPSMVRKEIFVFLLAYNLLRSLMWSAGTTYTTPPLRLSLQGTRHHLINFIPKLSAASDQRRFRIYHTLLKVIAHKAVPDRPARNEPRVCKRRPKAYPLMTKPRHELRKQLQTA, from the coding sequence GTGACACTAAGAGTACAAATCCTCAAGGATAAATTCAGCCAAAGTCTGGGGCTACCTTTTAAAGAACTATTGCCAGAATCTGCAATAAAACTTGCAATATCTGAGCTAAAAATCAAATATAAAAAACGGTTATTTGACCCATTCGTAACTTTATGGGCATTTTTATCTCAAGTATTAGATACAGACAAAACTTGTAATAATGCTGTGAGTAAAATAATTGCACATTTGGCTGAGTCAGAAGTAGAAGTTCCCTCAACAGATACGAGTGCTTACTGCCAAGCACGGGCAAGATTACCAGAAAAATTGTTAGAAAAAGTTTTCAATTATTCAGCACAAAAACTGGAAGAGAAAGTAACCCAAGAACATCTATGGTGTGGTCGAAATATTTTAGTGATAGACGGCTCGACGGTCTCTATGCCTGACACTGTAGAAAACCAAAAAGAATACCCACAACCCAGTAGTCAAAAGCCGGAATGTGGATTCCCAATTGCCAAAATTGGTGTGATATTCAGTTTAGTAACGGGAGCTGCCGTTGCCTTGTGCATAGATGTTCTGAACACTCATGATATTAAATTAGCTAGAAAACTGTACAGTTTTCTCAAACCTAATGATGTGCTTGTAGGGGATAGAGCTTTTTGTGCTTACGCCGATATGTTTACTATCAAAAAGTTTAATTGTGATGTCGTGTTTCGGAAACATCAATCTCGCACAACAACTATGCGAAAAGGTAAAATTATTGGAGATTGCGACAAATTAGTTACTTGGTGTAAGCCTAAAACTTGCCCAAAAGGATTGGATAAAGATGAATTTAATGCTTTACCTCCTTCAATAACTGTGCGAGAGATTTACTATTATATTGTTATTCCTGGTTTTCGGACTCAACAAGTTAGCTTAATTACCACTCTTTTAGATAAATCTTCTTATTCTACTCTGGCAATTGTTGGACTTTACGGCCAACGCTGGGATGTTGAACTAAATTTAAGACATATAAAAACTACCTTGGGTATGGATGTTCTACGATGTAAAACACCTTCAATGGTACGTAAAGAAATTTTCGTTTTTTTGCTGGCTTACAATTTACTTCGTAGTTTGATGTGGTCGGCTGGGACTACTTATACCACTCCTCCATTACGCCTATCGTTGCAAGGTACTCGCCACCATTTAATTAACTTTATTCCCAAATTATCAGCTGCTTCTGATCAAAGACGTTTCCGAATTTATCACACTTTGCTAAAAGTTATTGCTCACAAGGCTGTTCCCGACCGTCCTGCTAGAAATGAACCACGAGTCTGTAAACGCCGCCCGAAAGCTTATCCCTTAATGACCAAACCCCGGCACGAATTACGAAAGCAGCTGCAAACTGCTTAA